A DNA window from Phyllostomus discolor isolate MPI-MPIP mPhyDis1 chromosome X, mPhyDis1.pri.v3, whole genome shotgun sequence contains the following coding sequences:
- the YY2 gene encoding transcription factor YY2, with product MSLDMRMRWVPGCPESPASNASITYARAVLWHSRQSSELELASGACARILSFSVPQPCDSTRCPVAESSSEPSAMASNNIIYIATENSEVPTEFVELQGIHLETIPLESVPVGTVPMEDIPVEDMPVETFAMGTVPVEDIPVETFAVGNVPVEDIPVETFAMGTVPVEDIPLETFAMGTVPVEHIPLQTTPMEPVTMETFAYEDIGGSWVQGVDHSSSLIALHPLFISQSQGDHNEEMVMVQTQEEVVGYCESGSLPGHNFQEQQMVASREEDIYFQQVLASLEASASSSTQSHTKKRNRSKKPSIKPSIGKQSSCSSAAAAGTAAAAGMAAMAARTAAGAAPAAGTVAGSGTAAAAAAGGCRKWEQKEVFIKTLEGEFSVTMWSPRNEGEQETEGPVVENSPPDYSEYLTGKKLPPEGIPGIDLSDPKQLAEFTKTRPKKPKDDVPRTVACLYTGCGKMFKDIASMRKHLNTHGPKAHICAECGKGFVESSKLKRHHLVHSGEKPFQCTFEGCGKRFSLDFNLRTHVRIHTGDKPYVCPFEGCDKKFAQSTNLKSHIFTHAKNKDSQ from the coding sequence ATGAGCTTGGATATGCGCATGCGTTGGGTACCAGGATGCCCAGAATCCCCCGCGTCTAACGCCTCAATTACTTACGCGCGCGCGGTTCTCTGGCATTCGCGCCAATCTTCGGAGCTCGAGCTTGCTTCTGGAGCTTGCGCTCGTATCCTCAGCTTTTCTGTTCCGCAGCCTTGCGATTCTACGCGCTGCCCAGTAGCGGAGTCCTCTTCCGAGCCTTCAGCCATGGCCTCAAACAACATTATCTACATCGCCACAGAAAACTCGGAGGTGCCTACCGAGTTTGTGGAACTGCAGGGGATCCACCTGGAGACCATCCCTCTGGAATCTGTCCCTGTGGGGACTGTTCCTATGGAGGATATCCCGGTGGAGGACATGCCGGTGGAGACTTTCGCTATGGGGACTGTTCCTGTGGAGGACATCCCAGTGGAGACTTTCGCTGTGGGGAATGTTCCGGTGGAGGACATCCCTGTGGAGACTTTCGCTATGGGGACTGTTCCTGTGGAGGACATCCCTTTGGAGACTTTCGCTATGGGGACTGTTCCTGTGGAGCATATCCCTCTGCAGACCACCCCCATGGAGCCGGTGACGATGGAAACCTTTGCATACGAGGATATTGGTGGCAGTTGGGTGCAGGGTGTCGACCACAGTTCGTCTCTGATTGCGCTGCACCCGCTCTTCATTAGCCAAAGCCAAGGGGACCACAATGAAGAAATGGTGATGGTACAGAcccaggaggaggtggtgggctACTGCGAGTCAGGCAGCCTGCCCGGTCACAACTTCCAGGAGCAGCAAATGGTCGCCTCGAGGGAGGAAGACATCTACTTCCAGCAGGTCCTGGCCTCCCTGGAAGCCTCCGCGTCGTCATCGACCCAGAGCCACACTAAGAAGCGCAACCGCAGCAAAAAGCCCAGCATCAAGCCCAGCATCGGTAAGCAGAGCTCCTGCAGCAGCGCGGCCGCGGCAGGGACAGCAGCGGCAGCCGGGATGGCCGCGATGGCTGCGAGGACCGCGGCTGGGGCGGCGCCTGCGGCTGGGACAGTGGCAGGGTCAGGgaccgcggcggcggcggcggcgggaggctGCAGGAAGTGGGAGCAGAAGGAGGTGTTTATCAAAACCCTGGAGGGCGAGTTTTCCGTCACCATGTGGTCCCCACGCAATGAAGGAGAACAGGAAACTGAAGGACCCGTTGTGGAGAACTCACCACCTGATTATTCAGAGTACCTGACGGGAAAGAAACTTCCTCCTGAAGGAATACCTGGCATAGACCTGTCAGATCCCAAACAGCTGGCAGAATTTACTAAAACGAGgccaaaaaaacccaaagatgATGTTCCGAGAACAGTAGCTTGCCTTTATACAGGCTGCGGAAAGATGTTCAAAGATATTGCATCTATGAGAAAGCATCTGAACACCCACGGCCCAAAAGCCCACATATGTGCAGAATGTGGCAAAGGTTTTGTTGAGAGTTCAAAACTGAAACGGCATCACCTGGTGCATTCTGGAGAGAAGCCCTTTCAGTGCACATTTGAAGGCTGCGGAAAACGCTTTTCCCTGGATTTCAATTTGCGTACACATGTACGAATCCATACCGGCGACAAGCCTTATGTGTGCCCCTTTGAAGGTTGTGATAAGAAGTTTGCTCAGTCAACTAACCTGAAATCTCATATCTTCACGCATGCTAAGAACAAAGATAGTcagtaa